In Streptomyces sp. 71268, the DNA window GTTTGCGGAGATCCGTTCCCGCATGGTTGACCCACGACGTCATGGGCTTGAGAGCGGTCAGCCTGTCGGTCACTCCCAGTGTGGAAGCTCGGGTAAAGGCTTCGCGGAGTCGATCACCGACGCCGCCTTTACCGTCGATGAGCTTGGCCAGTTGTTCCAGATCTCCCGGATTGACATTGCGCACGATGCGCACCCCCGTGTTCGTTCCTGCACGTGCTCAAGGAGTCAGCGAGTGCCCTCCGCGCCGGGAAGCCCCGACCTCGCCGAGGGCGTCGCGTCGGCGGCAGCGCTAACGGTCGCCCAGTAGAGCGAACGCGAACGCCAGTCGACGGTCGACCCAGCCGGCCTTGACGGTCACCCACTTACTGCCCTGCGAGACCATGACCACGTTTCCCTCTGCTCGCCATTCGAGCGTCCGCTCACGGGAATCGTGGTGGTCGCTTTCCTCTGCGCCCAAGGACGTCACGGCCGATTTGAGAGCGCCGAAGACGACCTTGCTGACGCCGTTCTCCACGATGTTCTTGGTGTCACCGCTGGCCCACTGATTGCGACCGACGATCTCGGGTTGGCCGACCTGCTCAATGCGCCAGGTGTGTTTGAACATGCGCTTTGACGGAGGAATGCGGGTGATGGAGCCGATAAGCTCACCGTGGCCATCCCTGACCTGGTGCCGCCGCTCTCCGTCCGACTCCCCGACGTCGTTCAGGGAGCAGAGCAGCCGCTCGGCCGCCTCGTCCTCGTACAGACAGGGGCCGGTGACGCCGGGCGGAGTGGACACCGAAGGCGGTGCGCAGTAGGCACACGGCGCGTACACGCGGTAGTTCTTCCCGCCGGAGGGCACGCGGATGGCGCGTGGGCCACGCACGGCACGCTTACGGTGTGGCGTAATGGGCCGTTCTACCCCGCCAATGGTGAATTCGCCGACATTCGCCCAGTCGACGGCGGGCAACGCGGGTTCCTGCCCGGCTGCGCCCTTGCCGTACGCCACCGCGATCTCCTTCCGTTCTCGCACCCCATACTTTGTTCAGCGCAACCGTTCCGGTCGGATGACTGGATGTGTAGGCCACGCTCATGACCAGCATGCTGTCACAGGCGAACGGAGAGAGGGCCGTCGAGTCTGGGCTTGTGCCCATCTGGTGACGCGGAACTACGGCAGGTCACGCGCTAGTTGGCGTCGGTGACGAGCGGCCTGGCAGTAGACGATTGGCTCCGGGCGAGAGTCGCCCGAAGCTGAAACGGAACCGCGCCTCGGCGGACGCGCCCTCGTGACCGCACGCTGACTCTTTGTCGCGAACGGGGCGGGCCACTTCTCCGCCGTGATTCACGTCTGGTCGCGCTCGTCTCGCTACACGACTCCGCCGTCGGGGCGACGCTGCAGGAAGTTGAGCGGCGCGGAAACCAGCGCCCCACCGAGCGTCAGGGAAGCGGTGTCCACGGCCTCAAAGAGGAGCGCGAAGGCCAGATCTGTGGCGTCGGCTGGGCCACTCACCTCTCCGGCGCACACGAATCCACTGGTTGGCTCCTCGACGCGCCGCCCCGGGCCGACGGAAACGCGTACATCGGCCCTACGCAACTCCGCTGACTTCCCGAAGCCGAGAGAGGTGTACGTGTACCCGCGCTCGCCCTGCGTCAGCCGCAGGGCTCGGTCTCTGGGGCGTAGCCCTCTGGCGTTGTAGGTGACCTCGACCCGCTCGCCCCCTATGAACATGTAGGGCTCGTCCAGCGAAGGCTTGCCGGGGCCCAGCCCACGGAAGAGCCCGTCAGGAAAACCGTCCCCGTAAAGGCGCGCTTGACCAGTCCTCTCCTTGCGGGACTTGGTCAGCTCATGGTGCACAGTGACAATTCCGTAGCCGCCGATCTGCCCTGTCCAACCTTCGCGGTCCGGATGCGCGAACGGCAGAAGCTCGAAAGAAAATGACGACACGTCCAACCTCTTATTCGTAGCCGATCAGTGTGCGTAGGGGCGTCGCCCCCTCAGAACGTTTGTGCCGTGATGTCTGGGCAGGTAGATGGGTGACCCCTCTGTCGCGACGAGGCCGCCGCGCCGGGAAGCCTGTCACCGCGGGCTTTTGGGGATCACGAGGTGCTGTCGATGAGGCGCAGTAGGGTGCGTCGCCGTAGCGTCAGGGCGATGGCGCCTGCCAGGAAGAGTGGGCACAGGACGAGACACACGACCATGGGCAGCGTGAGCGTCGGGGGACTGTCGACCCATTTCTGGGTCAGCACGCGACTCGGGTCGTGGGGATCGTAGACGACGCGTACAACGGAGCCTTGGGGCAGGCCTTCGGGGCGTTTGCCACCCCACTCGCTCAGGGCTTCGCGCAGGGGGCCGTCGGGCCCCTCGAAGCGCACCATGACATTGCCCGCGCTCCCGAACCGGTCCTTGGGGGAGTCGGTGACCTCAGCCGCCGCGACAATGCCCCGCGATCGCAGGTCATCGACCAGTGACTGCGAGGGAATCCAGAAGAAGAACAGGAACACCGAGCACGTCAGCACCGCCAAGGCGAGGAGGCAGAGGATCAGCCTGCGCTGGGGCAGCTTCCGGCGTATACGCAGGGCGTGCAGTTCGCGTCGTCTCGTTTCTTCGATCGCCATCAGGTGGCTCGACCGGGGAGGCCGCTGCCAGTCAGGCCCGCCCCGCTTCGGTCTTTTCCGTCCCATTGGTTCCGTTTCAACGTCGACGCCCACCCGGTCGTGGTTCGCTTGGCCTCCACAGTACGGTTCAGCCAATCACCGGCCTCCCCGCTGCTCCGGATACTTCCTCTTCGGGGCGATCGCGGAGGCGGTTCGCGCCTGTGCGCGGGATCGCCGTGTCTTAGGAGCGTGACCATCTCGCGCTCCGGTTTGCGAAATGTGTCCGGTGGGTTTCCGGTCTCCGTATGACGAACCTCTGTCGGTTTGCTATGTGCCCCGCTGTTTCCCTTCGGGGGGTTCTACGAGCTCTGTCGCGTCCTAACTCTCGAGCGTTGTTGGCGTGGTATAGATGTGCGGATTGAGTGCGCAGAGTCTGGTACGCCCGGTCGTCCGGGACGCGAGGTGGGGTCCGTACCCGCGAGTCGGGTCGAAGATGGCGAGGCCAGTCCGTGAGCGCGGTGGCATGCGCACATGCGGTAGGAGCAGCGAAGGGGGACCCGTGGGGGTACGGGATCGCATACGAGGCGTGGGTGAGGCGGTGACCTCGGCCGCGGCCAACGTCGGCCGGGAGGTCGTCAATCGGGGGAGTGACGCGCGACGGACCGGAGCGAACGCCTCCGGTGAGTGGGTGCTCGGTGTGCTCGGCGCGCTGCCGCCGCCGGCCGCGCCGGCCGAGCGGGAGTGGGAGTTCTCGCTGGGTACCCTCATCTGCCAGCACCCGCGCGTGCCCGCCATCACCGCCAAGGCGCTGCGCGCCCTGGACAGCCTCGGCGCGCTGCGCTTCGGGCCGGAGTCGGTCGGCTTCGAGGGTGAGGACATCCCGTGGAAGAAGGTCACGGGGCTGCGGCTGCACAACGCGTTCGACGCCATGACCACCGAGGGCCTCGACGCGGAGGTGGACCGCATCCGTGAGGTGCTGCCGCCGCTGCCGGGGCGCAAGTGGGCGGTGACGAAGGTGGTCGAGGGCCTGGCCACGGTCGTGCTCGCGGCCCTGGAGCAGGCCAGCGAGCAGCGGCTGGACAGCGTCAACGTCGCCTGCGAGGTGACGTACAAGGGCGCGTTGGGCCGTGAGAAGACGCTGCGGGCCAACCTGTTCACGACCGCGCTCCTGGCGCACCAGACGGACGTCGCCTACAGCCTGGTGGTCACGGCGCAGGCGGCCGGCGTGCCGGTGATCCCGGCCGACCCCGCGGCGCTGGACGACAAGGCGCTGGAGCGGGTCCGCGCGCTGCGGGAGCGTACGGACGCGATGGCCGCCGAGTTGCGCGCGCAGGGCGACGATGACGCGTCCGCCGACGCGGACGGGCCATCGCCGTCGCGGCCGGTCGCCTCGTAGCGGCGAGGGCG includes these proteins:
- a CDS encoding DUF3592 domain-containing protein → MAIEETRRRELHALRIRRKLPQRRLILCLLALAVLTCSVFLFFFWIPSQSLVDDLRSRGIVAAAEVTDSPKDRFGSAGNVMVRFEGPDGPLREALSEWGGKRPEGLPQGSVVRVVYDPHDPSRVLTQKWVDSPPTLTLPMVVCLVLCPLFLAGAIALTLRRRTLLRLIDSTS